In Balaenoptera ricei isolate mBalRic1 chromosome 4, mBalRic1.hap2, whole genome shotgun sequence, the following are encoded in one genomic region:
- the GMNC gene encoding geminin coiled-coil domain-containing protein 1, with the protein MNTVLPCQDQYFVGGQSYNCPYSGTTSESSVDVSTETWVSFWAAGLLDNREPQQAPQAQESSSDSNFPVLNSCSWEEAQLSSQLYRNKQLQDTLVQKEEELARLHEENNHLRQYLNSALVKCLEEKAKKLLSSDGFSKACGKFRKEKRKPKEQRYFPPEIPHHKNAKRNLSSECANCEQPGPPVDPWVLRTLGLKDLNTIDDTSSANYSALSSHPRRTTSTLPQFLDDAVDYLSASGEDLPIDYGGDRTNPSHSTASHREDFHFLSQLSNPPGGLQTLPYYSSDVLPNKTEMAFSTSLSPHCNVKTHSFHQGQAFVRRDEEGGWKFTWVPKQS; encoded by the exons ATG AACACCGTTCTGCCTTGCCAAGACCAGTACTTTGTAGGAGGCCAGAGCTATAATTGCCCGTATTCTGGTACAACGTCAGAATCTAGTGTTGACGTTTCCACGGAGACTTGGGTCTCTTTCTGGGCTGCTGGTCTCCTGGACAACAGAGAGCCCCAACAAGCACCACAGGCACAGG AATCATCCAGTGACTCGAATTTCCCTGTTCTTAATTCGTGTTCATGGGAAGAGGCTCAGCTTTCCTCTCAGCTCTACAGAAACAAGCAG CTCCAAGATACTCTggtgcagaaggaagaagaacttgCTAGGTTACAtgaagagaataatcatctcAGACAATACCTGAATTCTGCTTTAGTTAAATGTCTTGAGGAAAAAGCCAAG AAATTGCTGTCATCAGATGGGTTCTCCAAAGCATGTGGAAAATtcagaaaggagaagaggaaaccCAAAGAGCAAAGATATTTTCCTCCTGAGATTCCCCATCATAAAAATGCCAAAAGAAACCTCTCTAGTGAATGTGCTAACTGTGAAcaacctgggccccctgtggATCCCTGGGTTCTTCGAACACTGGGGTTGAAAGACCTCAACACCATTGATGACACCTCATCAGCTAACTACAGTGCCCTCTCGTCTCATCCCAGACGGACCACAAGCACATTGCCCCAGTTTCTGGATGATGCAGTTGATTATCTCAGTGCCTCCGGGGAAGATCTGCCAATTGACTATGGCGGTGACAGAACAAACCCCTCACACAGCACTGCCAGCCACAGGGAAGATTTTCACTTCCTTTCTCAACTTTCAAATCCCCCAGGAGGACTACAAACTCTTCCTTACTATTCTTCTGACGTGTTACCCAATAAGACAGAGATGGCCTTTTCCACATCCCTGAGCCCTCACTGTAATGTGAAAACTCACTCCTTCCACCAGGGACAAGCCTTTGTTCGTCGAGATGAAGAGGGAGGCTGGAAGTTTACCTGGGTCCCTAAGCAGTCTTAG